In Nitrososphaerales archaeon, one genomic interval encodes:
- a CDS encoding HD domain-containing protein: MSKKETIIRDPIHAFISLSHFDFIEPLVKTSYFQRLRRLAQLGVSVYVYPSATHNRLNHALGAMELFVKLFDHLFKDSINDNDVQNLKRLGVAATLLHDTGHGPFSHASETAFEFKHEDFSKKIVAEAEIKDILQKEGIDHKDVNAVISNTVTDKKVIISQLVSSELDVDRLDYLSRDSYFTGAGFGNIDLQRIVRTMTVFNDNGPLKNHAVTQFKGKYSLEAYVLARHLMYQGVYFHKATRCVEKLIEAALTRAEELAQENKLPLPDELAFLNGGNEMTLEQHQNLDDHVIFSILAKWTKSDDPILSDLSKRILNRDLLKAIEVQQKDISALFHKNSEIRKLLSDNGLNDAYYFLLDDPKEQPYKPYKPIRADEEASKTVMTNIFVLKEDGAPEEISDLSVSEVVNALTKYEYSFRVYVPEKYREQVRSLLGKDQIVGK, encoded by the coding sequence TTGTCAAAAAAGGAGACGATAATTCGTGATCCTATACATGCCTTTATCTCACTATCGCATTTTGATTTTATTGAACCGCTTGTAAAAACTTCATATTTTCAAAGATTAAGAAGACTTGCTCAACTTGGCGTATCCGTTTATGTCTACCCTTCTGCAACGCACAACAGGCTAAACCATGCATTGGGAGCGATGGAATTGTTTGTGAAACTTTTTGATCACTTGTTTAAGGATTCAATAAATGATAACGACGTGCAAAACCTGAAAAGGCTTGGGGTAGCCGCGACACTTCTGCATGATACTGGTCATGGACCATTTTCGCATGCTTCCGAAACAGCATTCGAATTCAAGCATGAAGATTTTTCTAAAAAGATAGTTGCTGAAGCTGAGATAAAAGACATTCTACAAAAAGAGGGAATTGATCATAAGGATGTAAATGCTGTTATTTCGAACACTGTGACCGACAAGAAAGTGATAATATCTCAATTAGTAAGTAGCGAATTAGATGTAGACAGACTAGATTATTTATCCAGAGACTCATACTTCACGGGTGCAGGATTCGGGAATATTGATTTACAAAGAATAGTTAGAACTATGACTGTATTTAATGACAATGGACCACTAAAGAATCATGCAGTAACACAGTTTAAAGGAAAGTATTCCTTAGAAGCTTATGTTCTTGCTCGTCACCTTATGTATCAGGGAGTTTATTTCCATAAGGCTACTAGGTGTGTAGAGAAGTTAATTGAAGCCGCTTTAACACGCGCTGAAGAACTCGCACAAGAAAACAAGTTACCCCTACCTGACGAGCTTGCCTTTTTAAACGGTGGAAATGAAATGACATTAGAACAGCATCAAAACCTTGATGACCATGTAATATTTTCTATCTTAGCAAAGTGGACTAAAAGTGATGATCCTATTCTCAGTGACTTATCAAAAAGGATCTTAAACAGAGATTTGTTGAAAGCTATTGAAGTGCAGCAGAAAGACATTAGCGCTCTATTTCACAAAAATTCAGAAATCAGAAAATTACTCTCTGACAACGGTCTGAATGATGCCTACTATTTCCTTTTAGATGATCCAAAAGAACAGCCGTATAAACCGTATAAGCCAATACGCGCAGATGAAGAAGCCAGCAAAACTGTAATGACCAATATTTTTGTACTAAAAGAAGACGGCGCACCAGAAGAAATATCAGATCTGTCTGTTTCAGAGGTGGTTAATGCTTTGACCAAATACGAGTATTCATTTAGAGTTTATGTCCCTGAAAAATATAGAGAACAGGTACGAAGTTTACTAGGAAAAGATCAAATAGTAGGAAAGTAA
- a CDS encoding phosphate/phosphite/phosphonate ABC transporter substrate-binding protein, with product MVSRYVYAVIPAVLVIGIVIGYALTLPSSAVVARTDTLQKQVSIAIQPTASAQDIESQAKDLEKFLEQKTGYDIQIYVPTTYAGAVEALRFNKVDLAFMSAWPSYLASKKAGADLGLAEVREVIIDEQMRAETYYYSYWVVKKDSPYQSLEQLKGKRAAFPSALSTSGYVAPMGRMVELGYLTTEQGKEVDPKQFFSEVFFAGGYAQAWEALKNDKVDVTIIAGDVSEKLYREVLDNTRVLEQQGPIPSHGVVFNKDMDPKVKEDMKKALLELGKDDSTRSIMRKLISAIFVGFKETNSETHLGMLSKALEVTGLKFTETLK from the coding sequence ATGGTAAGCAGATACGTATACGCTGTAATTCCTGCTGTGTTAGTTATAGGCATAGTAATAGGCTATGCTCTAACACTACCTAGCAGCGCAGTAGTGGCAAGAACAGATACGTTGCAGAAACAGGTTAGCATAGCAATCCAACCCACCGCCTCTGCGCAGGATATCGAAAGTCAGGCAAAGGATCTGGAGAAGTTCCTAGAACAGAAGACAGGCTATGATATCCAGATTTACGTGCCCACTACCTATGCCGGCGCTGTTGAGGCACTGCGATTTAACAAGGTTGATCTGGCATTCATGAGCGCATGGCCATCATACTTGGCTAGCAAAAAGGCTGGAGCCGATCTGGGACTGGCAGAAGTAAGGGAGGTAATAATAGATGAGCAGATGAGGGCAGAGACATATTACTACTCATATTGGGTAGTTAAGAAGGACTCGCCATATCAAAGCCTCGAGCAACTGAAGGGCAAGCGAGCTGCGTTCCCAAGTGCGCTATCAACTTCCGGTTATGTGGCTCCAATGGGCAGAATGGTCGAACTTGGATACCTTACTACCGAGCAGGGCAAGGAGGTTGATCCCAAGCAGTTCTTCTCCGAAGTATTCTTCGCTGGAGGATATGCTCAAGCTTGGGAGGCATTGAAGAACGATAAGGTAGATGTAACAATAATAGCGGGCGATGTAAGCGAGAAGCTTTACAGGGAAGTGCTGGACAACACCAGAGTGTTAGAGCAGCAAGGGCCCATACCATCGCACGGTGTGGTCTTCAATAAGGACATGGATCCAAAGGTCAAGGAAGATATGAAGAAAGCGCTCCTCGAGCTGGGCAAGGACGATAGCACCAGATCGATAATGAGAAAACTGATCTCTGCCATCTTCGTTGGATTCAAGGAGACAAACAGCGAAACACATCTGGGAATGTTATCAAAAGCATTAGAGGTAACGGGTCTAAAGTTCACAGAAACTTTAAAGTGA
- a CDS encoding ATP-binding cassette domain-containing protein, translated as MDEALRFNDIHLSLDKREILKGVSLSVSRGEIVTIMGPNGAGKTTLLKIALGLMKPTSGELYIFGKQRLSKTERGLLGYIPQNLGLVNGSSVLSNVIMGALQRMPAWRSMFGLYPATIIDEAYGTMQLLGIEHLSNTKVGKLSGGEKQRVAIARTMLQRPAIVFADEMASNLDLKAAGDVMERFLEIRKEMGLTLIMTHHNPEFAEMHSETVHLMMNGRIVSSIPASSLNRDNLIKMYGLAA; from the coding sequence ATGGATGAAGCGCTGCGTTTCAACGACATACATCTTTCCTTGGATAAGCGTGAGATACTGAAAGGTGTGTCTCTAAGTGTTAGCAGAGGTGAGATAGTAACTATAATGGGACCAAATGGGGCTGGCAAGACAACGCTCTTGAAAATCGCACTAGGCCTGATGAAACCTACGTCAGGCGAACTTTATATTTTCGGTAAGCAAAGGTTAAGCAAGACAGAGCGTGGTTTGTTGGGGTACATTCCCCAGAACCTTGGCTTGGTTAACGGTTCAAGTGTATTATCTAATGTGATTATGGGTGCCCTGCAGCGAATGCCTGCATGGCGATCCATGTTTGGTCTTTACCCAGCGACCATCATCGATGAAGCCTATGGTACAATGCAGTTGCTGGGTATAGAACATCTATCTAATACGAAGGTGGGCAAGTTAAGTGGTGGTGAGAAGCAAAGGGTTGCAATTGCTAGAACTATGCTGCAAAGACCAGCTATAGTATTTGCTGACGAAATGGCTTCAAACCTTGATCTAAAGGCTGCGGGTGATGTAATGGAGAGGTTCTTGGAGATAAGGAAGGAGATGGGTTTAACGCTGATTATGACACATCATAATCCAGAGTTTGCCGAGATGCATAGCGAGACAGTTCATTTGATGATGAATGGAAGGATAGTAAGCAGCATTCCCGCGTCATCGCTTAACAGAGATAATTTGATAAAGATGTATGGACTTGCGGCCTAG